A stretch of DNA from Lysinibacillus sp. B2A1:
CGTGTACATTTAATTGAGCCACTTGAAGTATTCGATTTCCATAATTTCGCGGCAAACTCATATATGATACTTACTGATTCTGGTGGTATTCAAGAAGAGGCACCTTCGTTAGGGAAGCCAGTCCTTGTGCTAAGAGATACTACAGAGCGTCCAGAAGGTATTGCGGCGGGTACTTTAAAACTAGCAGGAACAGAAGAAGAAACAATCTACTCTCTTGCAAAAGAATTATTAGAAGATACAAATGCCTATGAAACCATGGCAAAAGCATCAAATCCTTACGGTGATGGGCATGCCTCTGAGCGAATTGTAAAAGCTCTCTTAGATTTTTTGTATAAAAGCAATTAATGTACAATTTTAGAGTGTTAAAAATGAGTCTATTGTACCTAGTGTAATGGGTGAGCTAATTTACGAGCGAAATCATGTCGTAAATTAGCTTTTTTTTGCATAATTTCGAAAATTCATTTTGAATCTATGAATTTTCATACACAAATTTGTCAACAATTTGACAAGAGTATAGTGGCTGTGAAGTTTTTCTCCTTTACTAATTGACTTCAAATATCTCCTATTGTATGCTTACAAAGGGTAAGAATGATAAGGGTTTCTATTCGCTGATTGGCGTTGAAACACTTGTTATATCAAGTTTCTACTAAATTGACAGTTCAAAATAAAAGCTGTCGATTTGCAACGTTTTGTGCGTTTCGGTTTTTTACCGAAATAAGTAAGGGGTGTAAGGCATTTTTGGGAATTTACACCTGTAATTGAAATGACTCTCCCGTTACTATTCCGCTGTGAGTAGTGTTTTTCACTGCTCTTTTCTGATTTCACATGGTGGTCAGCAAACGTTTTCATTACTCGAAAAAATGATTCAGGAGATTACAACCAATGCTAGATTTGCATCACATTTTTGCTATGCAGAAGAGAGCGTTATTTTTTTTGCTCGCACTCTGTGCATTAGGCTGGGGATTTACGCCCTATCAGACGTTTTTTGCGGGCATCGCAATCGGTGCATTCTTTGGTACGTATAATTTTTGGATTTTAGTTCGCCGTATGGAGAAGTTTGACAGGTCCATTAGTGAAGGGAAGAAAATAGGCTCACTTGGTACAATGCTCCGCTTTGGATCAGGTGTAGCGGCAGTCGCTCTAGCCATTTCGTTGCCAGACTATTTTCACTTAATTAGCACGGTTATAGGGCTAATGCTTCCGTACGTTTTTCTCTTTGTCGAGAGAATTGTATCACATGTAAGGAACCGCTAATGTGCTTTAAATTAGAAAGAGAGGTGAAAAAATAACAATGGATCACAAAGCTCCGTTATACACTTTAGATTTAGGATTTATGTCATTAACATTTAATCTATCTACAGTGATGATGTTACTAGTTGCAGCAATTATTGTATTTTTAATTGCGTTTATTTCAACTAGAAGCTTAAAACTAAAACCAACTGGTATGCAAAACTTTATGGAATGGATTATGGATTTCGTAAAGAATATCATCAAAAGCAACATGGACTGGAAAACTGGTGGACGATTCCATATTTTGGGTATTACACTTATTATGTTTATCGCAATATCTAACTTACTAGGTCTTCCATTCTCAATCATCTATGACCACACGCTATGGTGGAAATCACCAACGGCTGACCCAACAGTTACAATGACGCTTGCAGCAATGATTTTAGTATTATCACACTACTACGGTGTTAAAATGAAGGGTACAGGCCATTATGTTGGTACATTCTTCAAGCCAATGTCATTTATGCTCCCATTAAAGCTTGTGGAGGAGTTTGCAAATACGCTTACTCTTGGTCTACGTCTTTACGGTAACATTTATGCAGGTGAGATATTACTTGCATTAATAGCAGGTTTAGCTACATCTGGAACAGTACTTGGTGTTGTTGGTGCAATTGTACCAATGATGGCATGGCAAGGTTTCTCTATTTTCATCGGCTTAATCCAAGCCTTTATCTTCACAATGTTAACAATGGTTTACATGGCTCATAAAGTGAGCGATGACCATTAATATAAAGCATAAATCTTATGCTTAAACCAAAAAAACAAACAATTCCAAGGAGGAAATTTTCAAATGGGTTTATTAGCAGCAGCAATCGCAATCGGTTTAGGTGCACTTGGTGCAGGTATCGG
This window harbors:
- a CDS encoding ATP synthase subunit; amino-acid sequence: MLDLHHIFAMQKRALFFLLALCALGWGFTPYQTFFAGIAIGAFFGTYNFWILVRRMEKFDRSISEGKKIGSLGTMLRFGSGVAAVALAISLPDYFHLISTVIGLMLPYVFLFVERIVSHVRNR
- a CDS encoding F0F1 ATP synthase subunit A gives rise to the protein MDHKAPLYTLDLGFMSLTFNLSTVMMLLVAAIIVFLIAFISTRSLKLKPTGMQNFMEWIMDFVKNIIKSNMDWKTGGRFHILGITLIMFIAISNLLGLPFSIIYDHTLWWKSPTADPTVTMTLAAMILVLSHYYGVKMKGTGHYVGTFFKPMSFMLPLKLVEEFANTLTLGLRLYGNIYAGEILLALIAGLATSGTVLGVVGAIVPMMAWQGFSIFIGLIQAFIFTMLTMVYMAHKVSDDH